In a genomic window of Neisseria flavescens:
- a CDS encoding peptidoglycan DD-metalloendopeptidase family protein yields MNTNFISTLQTALKHLALISTIAVLAACAGNNTSSNRAVPDGYHKVRPGDTLTQIAKRYGQNVNTLVAWNNLPNASQIEVGQVLRVRRHVTPRSTATQQRQTTAVTPINRLNLQWPTDNASSSIIQRYNGTTSKGIDIAGTQGQQIRSAAAGTVIYVGEEVRGYGKLILISHNDYTITAYAHNDTLLVQKDQKVQAGQVIATMGRSDSDSVKLHFEVRLNGKAVDPLPYLTRTN; encoded by the coding sequence ATGAATACAAACTTTATTTCCACCCTTCAGACGGCCTTGAAACATCTGGCACTCATCAGCACCATTGCCGTCTTAGCAGCCTGCGCCGGCAACAATACCTCTTCCAACCGCGCCGTACCTGACGGCTACCACAAAGTCCGCCCTGGCGATACCCTGACCCAAATCGCCAAACGCTACGGACAAAATGTCAACACACTGGTTGCATGGAATAACCTTCCCAATGCCTCACAAATCGAAGTCGGCCAAGTATTGCGCGTCCGCCGTCATGTCACCCCACGCAGCACTGCAACACAGCAACGCCAAACCACTGCCGTTACCCCAATCAACCGATTGAACCTGCAATGGCCAACCGATAACGCTTCATCCTCCATTATCCAACGCTACAACGGCACAACCAGCAAAGGCATAGATATTGCAGGCACACAAGGCCAACAAATCCGTTCTGCCGCAGCCGGTACAGTTATCTACGTTGGCGAAGAAGTCCGCGGCTACGGCAAGCTGATTTTGATCAGCCACAATGACTACACCATTACCGCCTACGCCCACAACGACACGCTTTTGGTACAAAAAGATCAAAAAGTCCAAGCAGGCCAAGTTATCGCTACCATGGGCAGAAGCGATTCAGACAGCGTCAAGCTGCATTTTGAAGTTCGTCTAAACGGCAAAGCAGTCGATCCCCTGCCTTATTTGACCAGAACAAATTAA
- a CDS encoding YbdD/YjiX family protein codes for MRHKLASWWKTIKLTANLMAGVPDYENYVAQQRKHNPNAPVMTKLQFQDYCRKRRCGANGGRCC; via the coding sequence CTCGCGTCTTGGTGGAAAACCATCAAACTGACGGCAAACTTGATGGCAGGCGTGCCAGATTATGAAAACTACGTTGCACAACAACGCAAACATAATCCCAACGCCCCCGTGATGACCAAGCTGCAATTTCAAGACTATTGCCGCAAACGCCGCTGCGGAGCAAACGGCGGACGCTGTTGTTGA